The Corynebacterium coyleae genome segment CAACAACGCAGGCGCCACGATGAACCGCACGCCAGGCACCCCAGCCGCGAGTGCGCCAAACGATACGAGACTTACCACCACCGCAATGCCGATGGGTGCTGCAAAACTACGGATGACCATAGACAGCAGTGACTGCCATGACGCCACCGCAACGGCTGGTGCCAGGGCCAATAATGCTGCGACGAGGAGCTCGCCTGGCACTGCACCGGGAATCCCCAACGCCCAACCGACGAACAACGTGAGGGCGATGAGAACAGCGTGCATCGCTGCGACAGTAACCGCGATCGCGGCGATTTTCGACGCCACCAGGTTGCTCACCGAACGCGTCGAGGTGAGCATGGTGAGCCAGTTGTGCCCGCGGTGCTCGACACGCCAGGCGGCTGCGGCGAGGATCGCGATGCCAGCAGTGCAGAACAGCAACCCATAAAACAGCATGACTTGCGAGAAGTAGCTGCCCCAACCGGCGGTCAGGGTGCCGGTGTTCGCGGCGTAGTTGCCGGCGCCGATCGCGACGGCAACTACGGGGACGAGGAACGCGACCGCCCAGACGTGGGAGCGTCGAAACTTGAGCAGGTCGTTAAGGATTAGGTCCATGGTCTAGATCTCCTTTCGATCCAGGGCTTTGGTACCGGCGACCAAGACCGCTACGGCGAGGACGAGGTAGCCGCTCCACAGCACCCAGCCGGGCTGCGACGGGGTGACCCCTGCTTCAGTGAATCCGAACGGGAGGATCACTGCGACGTACCCGAAAGGATTGACTGCAGCCAGCCACGGTGGGGACAGCAGTGATGCGATGCCAAAGAACCCGCCGACGACCCCGACGGCGAGCACGACAAGTTGCGACTCGACAAGCGCGGCGAGCAGCAGCATCACAGCGAGGAGCGCAAGCGTGGTGCCCGCGACACCGAGACCGAAGCGCAGCCATGTCTCCAGCATCGCTCCGCGCGGTGCAGGCGCGCCCATCGCGACAGGCAGCGCTATGGCCCCAGCGAACTCAATACACTTTGCGACGACAACTACCACCGTCGCAACACCAAACTTTCGAAGGAGCAGCGCCCCAGGCCGAGTTCCTGCGATGGCGTTGAGCCGCCACCCGCCGTTGACGTGCTCCGTATCCACGATGCGGCTGGCCACCAGCGCCAACTGCAACGGGGTCAGAAACGCCAGCGCCATGGCGATTCCGATGAGATGTCCCGCCCATGCGGTATCTGGGTTGGCCTGGAATGCGGCGGCGTTGTCGCCTGCGAAGAGACTCATGTTGGCGAATAGGACGATCCCCACCGTCATGAGCAGGCTCAGCCACACGATTTTGGTGCGTTTCAGTTTGGCGAATTCCACCATCATGCGCCTGCCACCTCGTCGTTGGTCAAGCCGATGAAGATGTCCTCGAGGCTGCGGCGCTTGCGCAGGACCTGGTGGAGTGGCACGCCGTGTGCAACCAAAAGGGCGATGGTATCGGCGAGGTGGTCGTCGTCAAGCCCGGAAAGCTCCACACCACCCTCGACCCGTTTCGGTTGCAATGCGCGAAGGACCGAGACCGCAGTCGCAGCATCCGGCGTCTGGATGAACACATCCGGCAACTGCGCGCTGTACAGCTCGTCTTGGGAGCCCTGGAACACGAGCTTGCCGTGATTGATGATGGTCAGATCGGTCGCCATCTTCTCGATCTCTGACAACAGGTGGCTCGACACCAGCACGGTGCGGCCCTGGTCGCGGGCGAGGCTGATGATGAGTTCGCGGATCTCCTCAATGCCGGCGGGGTCGAGGCCGTTGGTGGGCTCGTCGAGAATAAGTAATTGTGGGTCGCGTGCGAGTGCCATCGCGATGCCGAGGCGCTGCTTCATGCCCAGCGAATAGTTTTTCACCAGTTTGTCCATCTGACCCTCGAGGCGCACTAGCGACACGGCGCGGCGCACCGCTTCGGGATCGGCGCCGAGCAGACGCGCGACAATACGCATGTTTTCACCACCTGTGAGGTGTGGGTAAGCGGCGGGGGCTTCGATGAGCGAGCCGACACCGGCAAGGACATGCGCGCGGTTCGCTCGCGTCATGGGGTGTCCGAGCACGCTGATGTCGCCGTGCGTGGGGGTGATGAGGCCGAGCAGCATCTTCATCGTGGTGGATTTGCCGGAGCCGTTCGGGCCGAGCAGG includes the following:
- a CDS encoding ABC transporter ATP-binding protein, translating into METPIIQTHGLTKTYGHTDVVHNLDLKVAPGVVHGLLGPNGSGKSTTMKMLLGLITPTHGDISVLGHPMTRANRAHVLAGVGSLIEAPAAYPHLTGGENMRIVARLLGADPEAVRRAVSLVRLEGQMDKLVKNYSLGMKQRLGIAMALARDPQLLILDEPTNGLDPAGIEEIRELIISLARDQGRTVLVSSHLLSEIEKMATDLTIINHGKLVFQGSQDELYSAQLPDVFIQTPDAATAVSVLRALQPKRVEGGVELSGLDDDHLADTIALLVAHGVPLHQVLRKRRSLEDIFIGLTNDEVAGA
- a CDS encoding ABC transporter permease, which gives rise to MMVEFAKLKRTKIVWLSLLMTVGIVLFANMSLFAGDNAAAFQANPDTAWAGHLIGIAMALAFLTPLQLALVASRIVDTEHVNGGWRLNAIAGTRPGALLLRKFGVATVVVVVAKCIEFAGAIALPVAMGAPAPRGAMLETWLRFGLGVAGTTLALLAVMLLLAALVESQLVVLAVGVVGGFFGIASLLSPPWLAAVNPFGYVAVILPFGFTEAGVTPSQPGWVLWSGYLVLAVAVLVAGTKALDRKEI
- a CDS encoding ABC transporter permease, giving the protein MDLILNDLLKFRRSHVWAVAFLVPVVAVAIGAGNYAANTGTLTAGWGSYFSQVMLFYGLLFCTAGIAILAAAAWRVEHRGHNWLTMLTSTRSVSNLVASKIAAIAVTVAAMHAVLIALTLFVGWALGIPGAVPGELLVAALLALAPAVAVASWQSLLSMVIRSFAAPIGIAVVVSLVSFGALAAGVPGVRFIVAPALLSHTLWLGSSAVAAAGALGTGTVTGVLAASTALTVAGWAAAVAYLRRTDARI